TAAGTAAAGTAAGTCTGAAAGAACTTTATAATAAAGGAATCGACATATTGATCATAGGAGATGGAAAAGCCGGTTCGGTAGATCTGGGAGGGGATAATATTGCAAACGAACTCTCAACAAGGGAATCACCATTTCTAATTCTTGATTTCGGGGAAAGCCCTGTGTCGATACCGTCTCAGAATGAGATTTCGACTCTGTACTATACTCACTCCGCTTCGTATGAGGAGGTGATATCGCGAAATATCCGGATGCGCAAGGAGTCTGTTAAAGAGGTCGAAAAACTCATCGAACCGGAACTGAAAAAATTCATTGAGTGGACAGGATCAGACAAATGGGACGTTTCAAAAAGCATAGTTGCGAGGTCGCGGTCGATGCAGGAGGTTTTTGAACTTATAGATAAAGTGGCGCCGACGAATGCGACAGTCTTGATTACAGGCGAAACGGGAACGGGCAAAGAGCTGGTAGCCAAAGCGATTCACCGCTCGAGTCCGCGCGGTGGGATGCCGTTTATTGCGGTGAACTGCGGAGCCATACCGGAAAACTTGCTTGAAAGCACACTCTTCGGTTATCTGAAGGGCTCATTTACCGGCGCCGTGGATGACCGAAAAGGTATGTTTCAAGCAGCGGACGGAGGGGTGATCTTTCTCGACGAAATCGGCGAGCTTCCCTTGCCGCTCCAGGTAAAACTGCTCCGCGCACTTCAAGACAATGAAATTCAGCCTGTCGGGAGTGAGAAAGGAGTAATGGTCGATGTACGCGTGATAGCGGCTACGAATAAAAACCTTTTCGAAGAAGTCAACAAAGGTGAATTCCGTCAGGATCTCTATTACCGGCTAAACGTGGTTGAGATCAGGGTTCCGCCGCTGCGGGAACGTCCGGAGGATATATTAGTGCTTACAGAACACTTTCTCAGGGAACAGGTGGCTAAAAATAAAATATCCCCCCTGAGTATTTCCGGCGAAGCTACTGAAGCTCTGAAGCAATATGACTGGCCCGGAAATGTGCGAGAGCTTCAAAACGCCGTTGAGAGGTTGGCTGTTTTATCAAGCACAAACCATATCACAATGAAGGAACTGCCTCTGAGGATACTGCAATCGAAAAGCGATGACAAAACAGTGTCAAATAAGAGTTCCTTGACCCTCGAAGAAGTGGAAGAGAGGCATATTAGAAAGGAACTGAAAAGATATTCATACAATTATTCGGCTGTGGCGGATCTGCTCGGGATCGGCAGAACCACGTTGTGGAGGAAAATGAAGAAATACGGAATAAAAGAGGAAAGCAAGAGCGGGTCTGATGAAATTTCCTATTAATGCGTAAGTTAAGCCACACAAGTCCTTAGACGAGAAGATTTATACTGCTTCTCCTCTGACGCAGCCAATCCTGAAGCAATTCTATAACCTGATAAATCAGTATGCTTCCGACAAAGAACAACATCATCAGCATTGGAGAAGAGTCACCGGAGCCTCCCATTGGCATTCCCGTCAACCGCTTAATAAAAGAAGCAGTGTGTTCGATAGAATCCGATAAGTATTTCTCCATAATTTGTCCGGTCAATGAAAGCGGTTTCGCGGCAGCCGTTTGTTCTGAATCAGTCTCTTTCCCGGAATCGTAAGATAGAGTCAAAACAACCGCAAAAAGAGTTAGGGCGGCGGCGAAAACGTGAGGTATCCTGAAAAAGGAACTGCTGTTTGACAATGCGGTTGATGGAGCAGGAAGACCGGCGATTTTGTTCATGACTACTGTGGTAAAACTATCGGAAGCTGTCCTGCCACCGGTATCAACGATCAGCCGGTTCAACCGGACAAGATCGTCATGTAACTTGTTGCATTTTAAACAGCTTTTAAGATGCGCTTCGACTGTTCGGGATCGGGAATTATCGATCTCCCTGTCGATGAAACCATTCAGTAGGTCTTCCGGAATATGCGTCATTAAATTAACTCCGATTTATCGTATCGGTCATTGATCAATTTTTTAAGAAGATTCCGACCTCTGTATAGATGTGATTTAACTGTTCCGATCGGAAGCCCGGTTACGGTTGAAATTTCCTCATATTTCAACTGACCCAGATGGTACATATTGAGTATAGAGCCGTATTTCGTCGGCAGCTCATCGATACACTCATTGACGATATTCGTTAGATCGCGGTTGTCGGCATATCTTAAAGGCGATTAGGTTTCGTCTGAAAAATTTTGTACGTTCTGTGTTTCTTCAATATCCCGGTCGCTGAAGAGTGTCCGGCTGCGATTTTCTTTTGCGAGAGCGTTCAATGACAAGTTGTAACAAATCCTGTACAGCCAGGTGCTGAACTTACTTTTGTGCCTGAAGGTTTTCAAAGACCTGTAAGCTCTTAAAAAGCTGTCCTGCGCCACTTCTTCCGCTAACTGTTCGTTCTTCAATATCCTCACCGTCATTGTGTACACAAAATCCTTATGCCTTTCGACAAGCAGGGAGAATGAGTCGTCATCTCCCGCAAGCGTCCGCGTGATCAATTCGTTATCAGACCGCTCAACCATAAAGGTTAACTCTTCCATCCAAGTTATGTGACAGGGTTAATGACCATAATGTTGCACTGAATAAAAAATATTACTCCGTAATTTCATTTTATGCAACAATTCCTGAGCAGACTCTGTCCAACAACTGAAAAGCGAAAAAAGGAGAAACTGATGAACGAAGAAATATTAATACCTATAACTCTGTTCTTAGCTGCGGCATTCGTAATATATTTTTACATGATGACGAGACACAGGGAAAGAATGCTGCTTTTAGAGAAA
The Candidatus Neomarinimicrobiota bacterium genome window above contains:
- a CDS encoding sigma 54-interacting transcriptional regulator, which gives rise to SKVSLKELYNKGIDILIIGDGKAGSVDLGGDNIANELSTRESPFLILDFGESPVSIPSQNEISTLYYTHSASYEEVISRNIRMRKESVKEVEKLIEPELKKFIEWTGSDKWDVSKSIVARSRSMQEVFELIDKVAPTNATVLITGETGTGKELVAKAIHRSSPRGGMPFIAVNCGAIPENLLESTLFGYLKGSFTGAVDDRKGMFQAADGGVIFLDEIGELPLPLQVKLLRALQDNEIQPVGSEKGVMVDVRVIAATNKNLFEEVNKGEFRQDLYYRLNVVEIRVPPLRERPEDILVLTEHFLREQVAKNKISPLSISGEATEALKQYDWPGNVRELQNAVERLAVLSSTNHITMKELPLRILQSKSDDKTVSNKSSLTLEEVEERHIRKELKRYSYNYSAVADLLGIGRTTLWRKMKKYGIKEESKSGSDEISY
- a CDS encoding zf-HC2 domain-containing protein, with translation MTHIPEDLLNGFIDREIDNSRSRTVEAHLKSCLKCNKLHDDLVRLNRLIVDTGGRTASDSFTTVVMNKIAGLPAPSTALSNSSSFFRIPHVFAAALTLFAVVLTLSYDSGKETDSEQTAAAKPLSLTGQIMEKYLSDSIEHTASFIKRLTGMPMGGSGDSSPMLMMLFFVGSILIYQVIELLQDWLRQRRSSINLLV
- a CDS encoding RNA polymerase sigma factor, whose product is MVNECIDELPTKYGSILNMYHLGQLKYEEISTVTGLPIGTVKSHLYRGRNLLKKLINDRYDKSELI
- a CDS encoding sigma-70 family RNA polymerase sigma factor; this translates as MVERSDNELITRTLAGDDDSFSLLVERHKDFVYTMTVRILKNEQLAEEVAQDSFLRAYRSLKTFRHKSKFSTWLYRICYNLSLNALAKENRSRTLFSDRDIEETQNVQNFSDET